From Pseudomonas poae, the proteins below share one genomic window:
- the rlmM gene encoding 23S rRNA (cytidine(2498)-2'-O)-methyltransferase RlmM: MNTLFMHCRPGFEGEVCSEIAEHAARLNVSGYAKTKTGSACAEFVCTEEDGAQRLMHGQRFAELIFPRQWARGVFIDLPETDRISVILNHLQGFPVCGSLWLEMVDTNDGKELSNFCKKFEVHLRKALLNAGKLVDDPSQPRLLLTFKSGREVFMGLAESNNSAMWPMGIPRLKFPRDAPSRSTLKLEEAWHHFIPRDQWDERLHGDMTGVDLGAAPGGWTWQLVNRGMLVTAIDNGPMAESLMDTGLVQHLMADGFTFVPKQPVDWMVCDIVEKPARNAALLETWIGEGYCREAVVNLKLPMKQRYAEVKRLLERIEEGFKARGIRVEIGCKQLYHDREEVTCHLRRLVDVKKAKKH, translated from the coding sequence ATGAACACCCTTTTTATGCACTGCCGCCCGGGTTTTGAAGGCGAAGTCTGTTCCGAGATCGCGGAACACGCCGCGCGCCTGAACGTTTCCGGCTACGCCAAGACCAAGACCGGCAGCGCCTGCGCCGAATTTGTCTGCACCGAAGAAGACGGCGCCCAGCGTCTGATGCACGGTCAGCGCTTTGCCGAGCTGATCTTCCCGCGGCAGTGGGCACGCGGGGTGTTTATCGACCTGCCGGAAACCGACCGTATCAGCGTGATCCTCAACCACCTGCAGGGCTTCCCGGTGTGCGGCAGCCTGTGGCTGGAGATGGTCGACACCAACGACGGCAAGGAGCTGTCGAACTTCTGCAAGAAATTCGAAGTGCACCTGCGCAAAGCCCTGCTCAACGCCGGCAAACTGGTGGACGACCCGAGCCAGCCGCGCCTGCTGCTGACGTTCAAAAGCGGCCGCGAAGTATTCATGGGCCTGGCCGAGTCGAACAACTCCGCCATGTGGCCGATGGGCATCCCGCGTTTGAAATTCCCGCGTGACGCGCCAAGCCGTTCGACCCTGAAGCTGGAAGAGGCCTGGCACCACTTTATCCCCCGCGACCAGTGGGACGAGCGCCTGCACGGCGACATGACCGGCGTCGACCTCGGTGCAGCCCCTGGCGGCTGGACCTGGCAACTGGTCAACCGGGGCATGCTGGTGACCGCCATCGACAACGGCCCCATGGCCGAAAGCCTGATGGACACCGGCCTGGTGCAGCACTTGATGGCTGACGGCTTCACCTTTGTGCCCAAGCAGCCGGTGGACTGGATGGTCTGCGATATCGTCGAAAAACCGGCGCGCAACGCCGCGCTGCTGGAAACCTGGATCGGCGAGGGCTATTGCCGTGAGGCGGTGGTGAACCTGAAATTGCCGATGAAGCAGCGTTACGCCGAGGTCAAGCGTCTGCTGGAGCGCATCGAAGAAGGGTTCAAGGCGCGTGGGATTCGGGTCGAGATCGGCTGCAAGCAGCTGTACCACGACCGCGAGGAAGTGACCTGCCACCTGCGTCGGCTGGTGGATGTGAAGAAAGCCAAAAAACACTGA